One window from the genome of Musa acuminata AAA Group cultivar baxijiao chromosome BXJ1-4, Cavendish_Baxijiao_AAA, whole genome shotgun sequence encodes:
- the LOC135671791 gene encoding pentatricopeptide repeat-containing protein At3g24000, mitochondrial-like: MIKLPWCHPKAFASPLILLLHVLPHSPLRSRAYGSAGALGEKAYMAITQELSDAMAACGATGSVSGARRLHACLVSAGLEASRFLQNNLLNTYLGCGSLDDARQVFDGISFPNVFSYNMMINGLSKFGFLREAVELFDEIPVRDSTSWNTLMAGYFRNRQPLETVKTFALMVQDPNCKPNMFTFACAMKSCGALGFHRLGLQLHGFVEKLDFGRDSQVGASLIDMYVKCGAVDLASQVFDLLESPDLCCWNSMILGYGSSYGTEHAIEVFNKMPDRDVVSWNTMISILSHNGREQEALSMVIEMSTLGCELNSTTYTCALSVCASILDLRWGRHLHAHIIRSQKSIDVFFGSALVDMYAKCGHLQSAQRTFDALCDRNTVSWTALIAGYAHSGLVEEAMKIFNQMRSVPMSLDQFILATVISACCTKMDLCLGTQLHSISFQVGSCSSVPVSNALVTMYAKCGNVETAECVFRSMPVRDVISWTSMITAYSQMGNISKAREYFDAMEGRNVVTWNAMLGAYIQHGSEEEGLKTFIMLQREGAVKPDWVTFATLFRACAEVAAVRCGNQVIAHAFKLGLNSDTSVANGIITMYSRCGKIVEAREVFESILDKDLVSWNAMITAYAQHGQGKETIEILQRMLCDRIKPDYISYVAVLSGCSHSGLVEEGRFYFDSMTRCHNINPGLEHFACMVDLLSRSGLLEEAKKVIDSMPIKPSAEIWGALLGACKIYGNKELAECAVKHLFELDTKDSGSYVLLAKIYADAGNSDDSARVRKLMRERGIRKNPGCSWIEVKNTVHVFTADDSSHPQIDIILRKLDELMKMIEAVGYNQSATSLSQGHHSEKLAVAYGLVSLPEWMPIHIMKNLRICCDCHTVIKLISLVTTRELIVRDANRFHHFREGSCSCQDYW; the protein is encoded by the coding sequence ATGATAAAGCTTCCATGGTGTCACCCGAAGGCATTCGCTTCTCctctcatccttcttcttcatgttcttcCTCACTCCCCCCTCCGATCGAGAGCCTATGGCTCCGCCGGTGCCCTCGGGGAGAAAGCCTATATGGCAATCACCCAAGAGCTCTCCGACGCTATGGCAGCTTGCGGCGCCACCGGCTCTGTATCCGGTGCCCGGAGGCTCCACGCCTGCCTCGTCTCTGCTGGCCTCGAGGCGTCCCGCTTCCTCCAGAACAATCTCCTGAACACCTACCTCGGCTGCGGCTCCCTCGACGATGCGCGCCAAGTGTTTGATGGCATTTCCTTCCCCAATGTCTTCTCCTACAACATGATGATAAACGGGCTTTCAAAGTTTGGATTTTTACGTGAAGCAGTGGAGCTGTTCGATGAAATACCTGTTAGGGACTCTACTTCCTGGAACACGCTCATGGCAGGTTATTTCCGCAATAGACAGCCCTTGGAGACGGTGAAGACATTTGCTTTGATGGTTCAGGATCCAAACTGCAAGCCAAATATGTTTACTTTTGCCTGTGCAATGAAGTCGTGTGGCGCACTTGGTTTTCATCGGTTGGGCCTTCAATTGCATGGTTTTGTTGAGAAGCTTGATTTTGGAAGGGATTCTCAGGTTGGTGCATCTCTTATTGATATGTACGTTAAGTGTGGAGCTGTCGACCTAGCCTCGCAAGTGTTTGATCTGTTAGAAAGCCCTGATCTTTGTTGTTGGAACAGTATGATCTTAGGTTATGGGAGTTCTTATGGCACTGAACATGCTATTGAGGTATTCAATAAGATGCCTGATCGAGATGTTGTATCGTGGAACACAATGATTTCGATACTGTCTCACAATGGCCGAGAACAAGAAGCACTTTCTATGGTAATAGAGATGAGTACCCTAGGCTGTGAGCTAAATTCTACAACATACACTTGTGCGCTTAGTGTTTGCGCTAGTATTCTTGATTTGAGATGGGGCAGGCATCTTCATGCTCACATTATAAGGAGCCAAAAGAGCATCGATGTGTTTTTTGGGAGTGCACTGGTTGATATGTATGCTAAATGTGGCCACCTACAATCAGCACAGAGAACTTTTGATGCTTTATGTGACCGTAACACTGTGTCATGGACTGCACTTATTGCAGGATATGCTCATTCTGGACTTGTAGAGGAAGCTATGAAAATTTTCAATCAAATGAGATCAGTGCCGATGTCTTTGGATCAGTTCATCCTGGCGACTGTAATTAGTGCTTGTTGTACTAAAATGGATTTATGTCTTGGAACTCAGTTACATTCTATTTCATTTCAGGTTGGATCTTGTTCATCTGTTCCTGTGTCCAATGCTCTAGTCACAATGTATGCGAAGTGTGGAAATGTAGAGACTGCTGAGTGTGTCTTCCGGTCAATGCCTGTTAGAGATGTCATATCATGGACCAGCATGATCACTGCATACTCTCAGATGGGTAACATTAGCAAGGCTCGTGAATATTTTGATGCCATGGAAGGCAGAAATGTGGTCACATGGAATGCAATGCTAGGTGCATACATACAGCATGGGAGCGAGGAAGAAGGCCTTAAAACATTCATTATGCTACAACGGGAAGGTGCTGTAAAACCAGATTGGGTTACTTTCGCTACACTGTTTCGTGCTTGTGCTGAGGTAGCAGCAGTGAGATGTGGTAATCAGGTAATTGCCCATGCTTTCAAATTGGGGCTCAATTCTGACACCTCGGTGGCAAATGGTATCATCACGATGTACTCGAGATGTGGAAAGATTGTCGAAGCACGAGAAGTATTTGAGTCTATCTTGGACAAGGATCTGGTCTCCTGGAATGCTATGATTACTGCTTATGCACAACATGGTCAAGGGAAGGAAACAATAGAAATTTTGCAAAGGATGTTATGTGACAGAATAAAACCTGATTATATAAGCTATGTTGCAGTTCTATCAGGTTGTAGTCACTCGGGGCTCGTAGAGGAAGGGAGATTTTATTTTGACAGTATGACAAGATGCCATAACATAAATCCTGGTCTAGAGCATTTTGCTTGCATGGTGGATCTTCTTAGCCGATCTGGTTTGCTAGAAGAAGCCAAAAAAGTCATAGACAGCATGCCTATAAAACCAAGTGCTGAAATTTGGGGTGCTTTGCTTGGAGCTTGCAAGATATATGGAAACAAAGAACTTGCAGAATGTGCTGTGAAACATCTATTCGAGTTGGACACAAAGGACTCTGGAAGTTATGTTCTTCTGGCTAAGATATATGCAGATGCAGGGAATTCAGATGATTCGGCTAGAGTGAGAAAGCTCATGAGAGAAAGGGGAATAAGAAAGAATCCTGGATGTAGTTGGATTGAGGTTAAGAACACAGTACATGTTTTCACTGCTGATGATTCAAGCCATCCACAAATTGACATTATTCTGAGGAAACTGGATGAGCTCATGAAGATGATAGAAGCTGTAGGATACAACCAGAGCGCAACTTCCCTATCTCAAGGCCATCACAGTGAGAAGCTGGCAGTGGCTTATGGTCTTGTTAGCTTGCCTGAATGGATGCCTATCCACATCATGAAGAACCTCCGAATATGCTGTGACTGTCACACAGTCATAAAACTCATATCTTTGGTTACTACAAGAGAGCTAATAGTGCGGGACGCCAACCGCTTTCACCATTTTAGAGAAGGATCTTGCTCTTGTCAGGATTACTGGTGA
- the LOC135672233 gene encoding uncharacterized protein LOC135672233, with amino-acid sequence MASFSAPATVLFVAVVALLASSTAARPGAPFHPRNILFITYSISTTGSSSTAADVSAAPHRFYRFVSICRTITPFSSSAYALNDGRPFLIRRPHLVRRAVAEPAGLGFGSLQERAKDIIVVVAGLLFGVGCGALTAATMYLVWSLVSNHYDACASDGEEEEDYMADSPKKVGYVQIPAADHAPAKEGYEAN; translated from the coding sequence ATGGCTTCCTTCTCCGCCCCTGCGACCGTCCTCTTCGTTGCCGTCGTCGCTCTCCTtgcctcctccaccgccgcccggcccggcgcccctttccacccCCGCAACATCCTCTTCATTACCTATTCCATCTCCACCACCGGATCCTCCTCCACTGCGGCCGACGTCTCCGCCGCGCCCCATCGCTTCTACCGTTTCGTCTCCATATGCCGCACCATcacccccttctcctcctccgcatACGCCTTGAACGACGGCCGCCCGTTTCTGATCCGACGGCCGCACCTGGTCCGCCGCGCGGTCGCCGAGCCCGCCGGCCTCGGGTTCGGCTCCCTCCAGGAGCGCGCCAAGGACATCATCGTGGTCGTGGCTGGCCTTCTCTTCGGCGTCGGCTGCGGCGCCCTCACCGCCGCAACCATGTACCTTGTCTGGTCCCTCGTCTCCAACCACTACGATGCGTGCGCATCCgacggggaggaggaagaggattaCATGGCTGATAGCCCCAAGAAGGTGGGGTACGTCCAGATCCCGGCCGCCGATCATGCCCCGGCCAAAGAAGGGTATGAGGCGAATTAG
- the LOC135671792 gene encoding kinase-interacting family protein-like isoform X1, which yields MTTATTTTTTTGHSLCRSSTCPPWLQATLADIEHRVQAVAVAVPENSKADTFAERAENYYQRRPQLIALLHDLHNRYLYLADRYSQSLLHRHQRRTSSVPSDLDADDDHDLRDSAYSDAESSLSFQPLAAQPQPLPRGTPPAVAAADDLDMIVAQMVLASVERDLLEAESAEAERRLAESARKIELQGSLVEVLEAERMVLLGENSRLGFRAVTAEEEMRAVAAELGYLRRRGADLARTVVKLREDHRVCLMGRTIEGLQAQIYGLEQRNRECFEAMARREKEKGEARAEVNRLRDENRRLREEAEAARGGRPRARSLWERVSMLEWASSPCVPHVKQAKGPKGCLG from the exons ATgacgacggcgacgacgacgacgacgacgacgggacACTCCTTGTGTCGGTCCTCCACATGCCCGCCTTGGCTTCAAGCGACTCTTGCAG ATATAGAGCATAGGGTGCAAGCTGTCGCGGTGGCTGTACCGGAGAACTCGAAGGCGGACACGTTCGCGGAACGGGCGGAGAACTACTACCAGAGGCGGCCCCAACTCATCGCCCTCCTCCACGACCTCCATAACCGGTACCTCTACCTAGCCGACCGCTACTCCCAGTCCCTGCTCCACCGACATCAACGTCGCACATCCTCCGTTCCCTCCGACCTCGACGCCGATGACGATCATGATCTGCGGGACTCCGCTTACTCTGACGCCGAGAGCTCCCTCTCCTTCCAACCATTGGCTGCCCAGCCACAACCGCTGCCCCGAGGTACGCCCCCCGCTGTCGCCGCCGCCGACGACCTGGACATGATCGTGGCGCAAATGGTGCTGGCGTCGGTGGAGCGGGATCTGCTGGAGGCGGAGAGCGCGGAGGCAGAGCGGCGGCTGGCCGAGTCGGCGCGCAAGATCGAGCTGCAGGGGAGCCTGGTGGAGGTGCTTGAGGCGGAGCGGATGGTGCTGCTGGGGGAGAATTCGCGTCTGGGCTTCCGGGCGGTAACCGCGGAGGAGGAGATGCGTGCGGTGGCGGCGGAGCTCGGTTACTTGCGGCGGCGGGGTGCGGACCTGGCGCGGACGGTGGTGAAGCTGCGGGAGGACCACCGTGTGTGTCTCATGGGGCGGACGATCGAGGGTCTCCAAGCGCAGATCTACGGGCTGGAGCAACGGAACCGGGAGTGCTTCGAGGCCATGGCGCGgcgggagaaggagaagggggagGCGCGGGCGGAGGTGAACCGCCTGCGCGATGAGAACCGCCGGCTGagggaggaggcggaggcggcccGGGGTGGTCGGCCGCGGGCTCGCAGCTTGTGGGAGCGAGTAAGTATGTTGGAATGGGCTTCTTCCCCATGCGTTCCGCACGTGAAGCAAGCAAAGGGACCCAAAGGCTGCCTCGGCTAA
- the LOC135671792 gene encoding kinase-interacting family protein-like isoform X2 yields the protein MCFFSGEKDIEHRVQAVAVAVPENSKADTFAERAENYYQRRPQLIALLHDLHNRYLYLADRYSQSLLHRHQRRTSSVPSDLDADDDHDLRDSAYSDAESSLSFQPLAAQPQPLPRGTPPAVAAADDLDMIVAQMVLASVERDLLEAESAEAERRLAESARKIELQGSLVEVLEAERMVLLGENSRLGFRAVTAEEEMRAVAAELGYLRRRGADLARTVVKLREDHRVCLMGRTIEGLQAQIYGLEQRNRECFEAMARREKEKGEARAEVNRLRDENRRLREEAEAARGGRPRARSLWERVSMLEWASSPCVPHVKQAKGPKGCLG from the exons ATGTGTTTTTTTTCTGGAGAAAAAG ATATAGAGCATAGGGTGCAAGCTGTCGCGGTGGCTGTACCGGAGAACTCGAAGGCGGACACGTTCGCGGAACGGGCGGAGAACTACTACCAGAGGCGGCCCCAACTCATCGCCCTCCTCCACGACCTCCATAACCGGTACCTCTACCTAGCCGACCGCTACTCCCAGTCCCTGCTCCACCGACATCAACGTCGCACATCCTCCGTTCCCTCCGACCTCGACGCCGATGACGATCATGATCTGCGGGACTCCGCTTACTCTGACGCCGAGAGCTCCCTCTCCTTCCAACCATTGGCTGCCCAGCCACAACCGCTGCCCCGAGGTACGCCCCCCGCTGTCGCCGCCGCCGACGACCTGGACATGATCGTGGCGCAAATGGTGCTGGCGTCGGTGGAGCGGGATCTGCTGGAGGCGGAGAGCGCGGAGGCAGAGCGGCGGCTGGCCGAGTCGGCGCGCAAGATCGAGCTGCAGGGGAGCCTGGTGGAGGTGCTTGAGGCGGAGCGGATGGTGCTGCTGGGGGAGAATTCGCGTCTGGGCTTCCGGGCGGTAACCGCGGAGGAGGAGATGCGTGCGGTGGCGGCGGAGCTCGGTTACTTGCGGCGGCGGGGTGCGGACCTGGCGCGGACGGTGGTGAAGCTGCGGGAGGACCACCGTGTGTGTCTCATGGGGCGGACGATCGAGGGTCTCCAAGCGCAGATCTACGGGCTGGAGCAACGGAACCGGGAGTGCTTCGAGGCCATGGCGCGgcgggagaaggagaagggggagGCGCGGGCGGAGGTGAACCGCCTGCGCGATGAGAACCGCCGGCTGagggaggaggcggaggcggcccGGGGTGGTCGGCCGCGGGCTCGCAGCTTGTGGGAGCGAGTAAGTATGTTGGAATGGGCTTCTTCCCCATGCGTTCCGCACGTGAAGCAAGCAAAGGGACCCAAAGGCTGCCTCGGCTAA
- the LOC135672234 gene encoding uncharacterized protein LOC135672234: MSSIIDKCYTSLHLFPSKSPLKPSPSPSSSCHFEETLALRLSSLLPIPGHSLQVPLPWVARAVHLLALTLASAADLVSDHSLRGPDPDDLVALLDAGVTLLDACNAASAEVARLERWLLPLRFVLRLLSDEESLTKERIRRAQKAIVEWESTPSCEIEGSAGKTIRIMAPDEPPRGKASVVRRATYAVEAVSRLVTAATMGAIGKGEAALPHDIRVSSDWPWAEAYNEVAAKVSARIGTVPPSELEAVEASVRKLKAVICGEEHGDRMERLGMAVAALESATEEMTDGLDRLTGSVNGAFHAAMGTRNAALSRLRSAASRHRKQLLHAKRKHY; the protein is encoded by the coding sequence ATGTCTTCCATAATCGACAAGTGTTATACCTCGCTCCACCTCTTCCCCTCGAAGTCGCCCCTCAAGCCCTCCCCCTCGCCGTCCTCCTCTTGCCACTTCGAAGAAACTCTCGCTCTTCGTCTCAGCTCCCTCCTCCCAATCCCCGGCCACTCGCTGCAGGTCCCCCTCCCTTGGGTGGCCCGCGCCGTCCACCTCCTCGCCCTCACCCTTGCCAGCGCCGCGGACCTCGTCTCCGACCACTCCCTCCGCGGCCCCGACCCGGATGACCTAGTTGCCCTCCTCGACGCCGGCGTTACCCTCCTCGACGCATGCAACGCCGCCTCCGCCGAGGTCGCCAGGTTGGAGCGCTGGCTCCTCCCCCTTCGCTTCGTTCTCCGCCTCCTCTCCGACGAGGAGTCGCTGACGAAAGAGAGAATCCGACGGGCGCAGAAGGCGATAGTCGAGTGGGAGAGCACGCCGAGCTGCGAGATCGAGGGCTCAGCAGGCAAGACGATCCGGATAATGGCGCCCGATGAGCCACCGCGTGGCAAGGCGTCGGTCGTGCGGAGGGCGACGTACGCGGTGGAGGCTGTCTCGCGCCTGGTAACGGCAGCAACGATGGGGGCGATCGGCAAAGGGGAGGCCGCTCTCCCGCACGACATACGGGTCTCCAGCGACTGGCCGTGGGCGGAGGCCTACAACGAGGTCGCGGCGAAAGTTTCCGCCCGAATAGGAACGGTGCCCCCCAGCGAGCTGGAGGCGGTGGAGGCGTCAGTGAGGAAGTTGAAGGCGGTGATTTGCGGGGAGGAGCACGGAGACCGAATGGAGAGGCTGGGGATGGCGGTGGCAGCGTTGGAGAGCGCGACGGAGGAAATGACGGACGGGTTGGACCGGCTGACGGGCAGCGTCAACGGAGCGTTTCATGCGGCGATGGGAACGAGGAATGCCGCGTTGAGCCGCCTCCGGTCTGCTGCAAGTCGGCATCGCAAGCAACTGTTGCACGCAAAACGGAAGCACTACTAA